A portion of the Pseudoxanthomonas sp. JBR18 genome contains these proteins:
- a CDS encoding demethoxyubiquinone hydroxylase family protein, whose product MEVVMQPLANDLGDRIIKVNHAGEHGAIGIYTGQILMATLTAPKMLAELREFRSHEQRHRAIFGAELERRCRRRCRSYWLCGMGGFVLGAITGLLGSSAIAATTTAVESVVLRHLEHQLVVLQGHDPLAVSAISSIVAEEQQHHDQSLGHVQAGTFWPRVLTPIVSASTEAVIWLGMRL is encoded by the coding sequence ATGGAAGTAGTCATGCAACCTTTAGCCAATGATCTTGGCGACCGCATCATCAAGGTCAATCACGCCGGTGAGCATGGCGCTATAGGTATCTACACCGGCCAAATCCTCATGGCCACGCTGACCGCGCCAAAGATGCTTGCTGAGCTTCGCGAGTTCCGCTCACACGAGCAACGGCATAGGGCAATTTTTGGCGCTGAACTGGAGCGGCGCTGCCGTCGTCGCTGCCGTAGCTACTGGCTTTGTGGCATGGGTGGCTTCGTACTCGGGGCCATAACTGGCTTGCTGGGTAGCAGTGCTATTGCAGCAACCACCACAGCCGTTGAGAGCGTCGTGCTTCGCCACCTTGAACATCAGCTCGTTGTGCTGCAGGGCCATGATCCTCTCGCCGTATCAGCAATCTCATCCATTGTCGCTGAGGAGCAGCAGCACCACGACCAGTCTTTAGGGCACGTACAAGCCGGTACATTCTGGCCCAGGGTTCTCACGCCCATTGTGTCCGCCTCGACAGAGGCAGTAATTTGGCTAGGCATGCGGCTGTGA
- a CDS encoding DUF6429 family protein, whose product MNYDQTRIEDAVLALLATFSFDGGRAWKGFDFDVMDRLHAQGLIDDPKGRSKSVYLSPEGLERGLKSAERLFGGDHASAA is encoded by the coding sequence ATGAATTACGATCAAACCCGTATCGAGGACGCGGTTCTTGCCCTCCTAGCCACTTTCAGCTTTGATGGTGGCCGAGCGTGGAAAGGCTTTGACTTTGACGTAATGGACCGCCTGCATGCACAAGGACTAATTGATGACCCGAAAGGCAGGTCCAAGTCGGTCTATCTCTCGCCAGAGGGCCTTGAACGAGGCCTCAAGAGCGCGGAGCGTCTGTTCGGTGGCGACCATGCAAGTGCCGCCTAA
- a CDS encoding DUF4260 domain-containing protein — MAGAASGGIRILLRLEGLCVFVVSLLAYARYGGTWGAFGLCLLAPDLSLFGYLAGPKVGAMAYNVAHSLIGALATLAAGIMLSAPLAVIAGIIWVAHIGLDRALGYGLKYSNGFGVTHLGLIGRTRVDA, encoded by the coding sequence ATGGCAGGTGCGGCATCGGGGGGTATACGGATCTTGCTTCGCCTTGAGGGGCTCTGCGTCTTCGTCGTCAGCCTGCTGGCCTATGCAAGGTATGGCGGGACTTGGGGAGCATTTGGCCTGTGCCTTCTCGCGCCGGACCTGTCCTTGTTTGGCTATCTGGCCGGACCCAAGGTTGGTGCCATGGCCTACAACGTCGCGCACTCCCTGATCGGCGCGCTGGCGACGCTGGCGGCGGGAATCATGCTGTCCGCGCCCCTGGCCGTCATCGCCGGCATCATCTGGGTGGCCCACATCGGCCTCGACCGCGCGCTAGGGTATGGTCTGAAATATTCGAATGGATTTGGAGTGACCCACTTGGGTCTGATCGGGCGTACGCGGGTTGACGCCTGA
- a CDS encoding MBOAT family O-acyltransferase, whose amino-acid sequence MQRDALSLSQYIVYRNGVPAGARGGLRNMFHRAFGAATFAGFWRHWNPIFGYVLGRYIYSPLQRVVPRPLALILTFVVCGAVHDLVTMAVRGAPAFFFVPWFVLLGTGVVLGRAVGLDLSGRPWVARAAANLAYVLACLAITLAGECFIW is encoded by the coding sequence ATGCAACGCGACGCGCTTTCCCTGTCCCAGTACATCGTCTATCGCAACGGGGTCCCTGCGGGCGCGCGCGGCGGTCTGCGGAACATGTTTCATCGCGCGTTTGGTGCCGCGACGTTTGCGGGTTTCTGGCGGCACTGGAACCCCATCTTTGGCTATGTGCTGGGCCGTTACATCTACTCGCCGCTGCAGCGTGTTGTGCCAAGGCCGCTGGCGCTCATCCTGACGTTCGTGGTCTGTGGCGCGGTCCATGACCTGGTGACCATGGCGGTGCGTGGAGCGCCAGCGTTCTTCTTCGTCCCCTGGTTTGTTCTGCTGGGCACTGGCGTCGTGCTCGGACGCGCCGTTGGGCTGGATCTTTCAGGGCGGCCGTGGGTCGCAAGGGCCGCGGCCAACCTCGCCTATGTGCTGGCCTGCTTGGCCATCACGCTCGCTGGGGAGTGCTTCATCTGGTAG
- a CDS encoding Hsp70 family protein, which produces MKLGIDFGTSNSAAAAVVEGAVVPVLFGEQGQFKTSVYFPEVMQELDQFQLTAAQEYELQQLIEVGRRDALAAGQDRGEDALRRDALRAVRREWMEDQMRQPRSSAALLQNAVYGDDALDAYFAEGQGHLVQSPKSMLGYDLHPRARQTITGIATHILEHIRLTAQRQFGQPVRAATLGRPVQFRSSLGEAGNGQALEILREAALAAGFDAIDFLEEPSAAAMGHHAASPTRHEVVVVDIGGGTSDIAHADVGGAQAPQVRRAWGVARGGTDVDLALSLAGFMPLFGRGLTRVPNHHYTDAATMHDQTRQRDFARARFGERVPQPFRDRLQALQDTGNTARLSRSVERSKIALSAADAHVDALEYIEPGLAVSLQAAGLASAAGGFVGELRALLAQVAADIGHAPDAVFLTGGMSRAPYVRQVAAEAFPSARLVHGDPSFGVVQGLALAAAQG; this is translated from the coding sequence ATGAAGCTCGGCATCGATTTCGGCACCAGCAATTCAGCGGCAGCAGCGGTCGTGGAGGGCGCGGTCGTGCCGGTGCTGTTCGGTGAGCAGGGGCAGTTCAAGACCTCGGTGTATTTCCCCGAGGTGATGCAGGAGCTGGATCAGTTCCAGCTCACCGCCGCGCAGGAATACGAGCTGCAGCAGCTGATCGAAGTCGGGCGGCGTGACGCGCTGGCCGCCGGCCAGGACCGCGGCGAAGACGCGTTGCGCCGCGACGCGCTGCGCGCGGTGCGGCGCGAATGGATGGAAGACCAGATGCGCCAACCGCGCAGTTCGGCCGCGCTGCTGCAGAATGCGGTCTATGGCGACGACGCGCTGGACGCCTATTTCGCCGAAGGCCAGGGCCACCTGGTGCAGAGCCCCAAGTCGATGCTGGGTTACGACCTGCATCCACGCGCGCGGCAGACCATCACCGGCATCGCCACCCACATCCTGGAGCACATCCGGCTCACCGCGCAGCGCCAGTTCGGCCAGCCGGTGCGCGCGGCCACGCTAGGGCGGCCGGTGCAGTTCCGCAGCTCGCTGGGCGAGGCCGGCAACGGCCAGGCGCTGGAGATCCTGCGCGAGGCAGCGCTGGCGGCGGGCTTCGATGCGATCGACTTTCTGGAAGAGCCCTCGGCTGCGGCGATGGGCCACCACGCCGCCAGTCCGACGCGCCACGAAGTCGTGGTGGTGGATATCGGCGGCGGCACCAGCGACATCGCCCACGCCGATGTCGGCGGCGCGCAGGCTCCGCAGGTGCGTCGCGCGTGGGGCGTGGCGCGTGGTGGCACCGATGTGGACCTGGCGCTGAGCCTGGCCGGCTTCATGCCGCTGTTCGGGCGCGGGCTCACGCGCGTGCCCAACCATCACTACACCGATGCGGCGACCATGCACGACCAGACCCGGCAGCGGGACTTCGCCCGCGCCCGCTTTGGCGAACGCGTGCCGCAGCCGTTCCGCGACCGGCTGCAAGCGCTGCAAGACACCGGCAACACCGCGCGCCTGTCGCGCAGCGTGGAGCGCAGCAAGATCGCGCTGAGCGCGGCCGACGCGCATGTCGACGCGTTGGAGTACATCGAACCTGGCCTGGCGGTGTCGCTGCAGGCCGCGGGCCTGGCGAGCGCGGCCGGCGGATTCGTAGGCGAGCTGCGGGCGCTGCTGGCGCAGGTGGCGGCCGACATCGGCCATGCCCCGGACGCGGTGTTCCTCACCGGCGGCATGTCGCGCGCGCCTTACGTGCGCCAAGTGGCGGCCGAGGCCTTCCCCAGCGCGCGGCTGGTGCACGGCGATCCGTCCTTCGGCGTGGTCCAGGGCCTGGCCCTGGCCGCGGCACAGGGCTAA
- a CDS encoding Lrp/AsnC family transcriptional regulator, whose protein sequence is MSAKLPDRTDLKILDVLQQDARITNQALADRVALSPSACLARVRALEQRGLIRSYRAHVAVDRIRSATIVLAQVSFKQHALDEFTEFDRRILEMPEVVEASRVSGSYDYLLRVIVHDVHHWKDIARALLGGDYGVEKIVSHFLMDEVKPFSGYPLTLNAPRA, encoded by the coding sequence ATGTCAGCCAAATTGCCCGATCGCACCGACCTGAAGATCCTCGACGTGCTGCAGCAGGATGCACGGATCACCAACCAGGCCCTGGCCGACCGGGTCGCGCTGTCGCCCAGCGCGTGTCTGGCGCGGGTGCGGGCGCTGGAGCAACGCGGCCTGATCCGCAGCTACCGCGCCCATGTCGCGGTGGACCGGATCCGCTCGGCGACCATCGTGCTGGCGCAGGTGAGCTTCAAGCAGCACGCCCTGGACGAGTTCACCGAGTTCGACCGCCGCATCCTTGAGATGCCCGAGGTGGTCGAGGCCAGCCGCGTCTCCGGGTCCTACGACTACCTGCTGCGGGTGATCGTGCACGACGTGCACCACTGGAAGGACATCGCCCGCGCCCTGCTGGGCGGCGACTACGGCGTGGAGAAGATCGTCTCCCACTTCCTGATGGACGAGGTCAAACCGTTCTCCGGCTACCCCCTGACGTTGAACGCACCGCGCGCCTGA